The Toxotes jaculatrix isolate fToxJac2 chromosome 21, fToxJac2.pri, whole genome shotgun sequence genome includes a region encoding these proteins:
- the LOC121175605 gene encoding transmembrane protein 94-like: MSLLRLLLQGILSWPNPSPETVLFFSGRVEPPHNSQDDLRDDLSVNSYCRMETDDDRDELCAQEGQALLCLPAESSTQLGEGPEPSETSHDSIRSSDTARLRRSCQPAHSRTKHHSGSNVSFSHDTEGGEDDQAQDFAMGCPEVEAEDFVCDYHLEMLSLSQDQQNPTSIQFDHLSWQCHLPSLKPLGLNIMLNLCNASVTQQLCRFSDHLSNLALQESHGSVLPVYVPWGLCELSRLIGFTPGARELFKQENHLALYQLPSGEKTKELTSRHLHYFTKRQPPMSHLISLFVRDSSSNNIQMLSHGSADLILEACTDFWDGTDIYPLSGSDRKKVLDFYQRACLSGYCSAFAYKPMQVSLSSQLNGKCVELAPGPSLFSGVELPSTKYNSCRNSWSSDEGIGEGVEREDCVQALSGQIFMGMVSSQFQARLDTVRLIDALVTACIRFVYFSMEDELRSKAKLPRGIHQVRPHLKNIDNVPLLVPLFTDCTPDTMCEMMKIMQENREVTCCLGSSANFRISRLFLQSDISIALDPLYPSQCLWETFGYATGGGFNGDAEGLSPLRLSGQLNSLGCSVTFHQGESVSMVKLIEQARHTTYGIRKCFLFLLQCQLSLVIIQFLACLAQLPPPMNTTDILWLSCFSCPLLSVSLLGKPPDSSVMAVATGKNLDFIPRKTQNYFLGCFLLKFALTVCAYLLAFGFTLQEVCLSRGNNTLADNTTITCHILTASSSDEAPQWFSELSNGLLPTQKVMAGFLVLHTVVISLSYVHRSQPLWRKSPFSNTWWCLTVPVVKDELL, from the exons ATGAGTCTTTTGaggcttttgctgcag ggTATCCTGTCGTGGCCTAACCCCAGTCCAGAGACCGTGCTGTTCTTCAGCGGACGGGTCGAACCACCTCACAACAGCCAGGATGATCTCAGAGACGACCTGTCCGTCAACTCCTACTGCCGAATGGAGACGGATGACGACAGGGatgagttgtgt GCCCAGGAGGGgcaggctctgctctgtctaccgGCAGAGTCCTCCACCCAGCTGGGGGAGGGGCCCGAGCCGAGCGAGACCTCACACGACAGCATTCGCTCATCTGACACGGCCCGGCTTCGGCGTTCCTGCCAGCCCGCACACAGTCGCACCAAACACCACTCTGGATCCAACGTGAGCTTCAGCCATGACACTGAGGGAGGCGAGGACGACCAGGCCCAG GACTTTGCAATGGGCTGCccagaggtggaggcagaggactttgtgtgtgactacCACCTGGAGATGCTGAGCCTGTCACAGGACCAGCAGAACCCAACCAGCATCCAGTTTGATCATCTCTCCTGGCAGTGCCACCTGCCCTCCCTCAAGCCACTGGGCCTCAACATCATGCTGAACCTCTGCAACGCCAGCGTCACCCAGCAGCTCTGCCGCTTCTCTGACCACCTGTCcaacctggctctgcaggagagccACGGCTCTGTACTGCCTGTCTACGTACCCTGGGGACTCTGTGAGCTCTCCAGGCTCATAG gattcaCTCCCGGTGCAAGGGAGCTGTTCAAACAGGAGAACCACTTGGCTCTGTACCAGctgccatctggagagaaaaccaaggagttAACCTCCCGCCACCTTCATtacttcaccaaacgccagcctcccatgtcccacctcatctctctgttcgtACGAGACTCCTCCTCCA ATAACATCCAGATGCTGTCACATGGCTCGGCTGACCTCATCCTGGAAGCCTGCACTGACTTCTGGGATGGAACTGATATCTACCCCCTGTCGGGCTCAGACAG aaagaagGTCCTGGACTTCTACCAGCgggcctgtctgtcaggttaCTGCTCAGCCTTTGCCTACAAACCCATGCAAGTGTCACTGTCAAGCCAACTCAATGGGAAGTGTGTAGAACTGGCCCCCGGTCCCAGCCTCTTCTCTGGAGTGGAGCTGCCCTCCACCAAATACAACTCCTGTAGgaacagctggagctcagatg AGGGTATAGGTGAGGGGGTGGAGCGTGAGGACTGCGTCCAGGCCCTGAGTGGGCAGATCTTCATGGGAATGGTGTCGTCTCAGTTCCAGGCGAGGCTGGACACAGTCCGGCTTATCGATGCCCTGGTCACAGCTTGCATCcgctttgtttacttttctatgGAGGATGAGCTCCGCAgcaag GCCAAGCTACCTCGTGGGATCCACCAGGTCCGtcctcatctgaagaacattgatAATGTGCCTCTTTTGGTGCCACTCTTCACTGACTGCACCCCTGACA ccatgtgtgagatgatgaagatcatgcaGGAGAACAGGGAGGTTACATGCTGTCTGGGAAGCTCCGCCAATTTCCGCATCAGCCGCCTGTTCCTACAGAGTGACATCAG catcgCTCTGGACCCTCTGTACCCGTCTCAGTGTTTGTGGGAGACGTTTGGCTATGCCACCGGAGGAGGCTTCAACGGAGACGCTGagggtctgtctcctctgaggctCTCAGGACAGCTCAACAGTCTGGGCTGCTCTGTCACCTTCCACCAAGGAGAGAGCGTCAGCATGGTCAAGCTCATAGAGcag GCGCGACACACGACCTATGGCATCCGCAaatgcttcctcttcctgctgcagtgtcagctcagtctggtcatcatccag TTCTTAGCCTGTCtggctcagcttcctcctccaatgaacaccactgacatcctctggctgtcctgcttcagctgccCACTTCTAag tgtgtcacttctGGGGAAGCCTCCAGACAGTTCAGTCATGGCAGTTGCCACAGGGAAGAACCTAGATTTCATTCCAAGAAAG ACCCAGAACTACTTCcttggctgtttcctgttgaagtttgctctgacagtgtgtgcctACCTGTTGGCCTTTGGGTTTACGCTGCAGGAGGTCTGCCTAAGCAGAGGCAACAACACCTTAGCTGacaacaccaccatcacctgccACATACTCACAGCCAG ctcttcagacgaGGCTCCTCAGTGGTTCAGTGAGCTGTCTAATGGCCTGCTGCCGACTCAGAAGGTCATGGCAGGGTTCCTCGTCTTACACACAG TGGTGATCTCCCTCAGCTACGTCCACCgctctcagcctctgtggagaaagagtccGTTCAGCAATACCTGGTGGTGTCTCACTGTACCTGTGGT